One Pseudomonas sp. AN-1 genomic region harbors:
- the lpxH gene encoding UDP-2,3-diacylglucosamine diphosphatase: MSVLFIADLHLEAQRPDIVRAFLHFLETRAAGAEALYILGDFFEVWIGDDGMDEFQRSIASALRRLSDKGTRIYLMHGNRDFLLGKGFCREAGCTLLREGSVVELYGEPVLLLHGDSLCTRDESYQRLRKRLRNPLSLWLLRNLPLATRHKLARKLRDASRMRTREKAADIIDVTPEVVPQVMAERRVRTLIHGHTHRPAVHRLLVDGHNAQRIVLGDWDRQGWALEVDAQGYRLAPFPLD, translated from the coding sequence ATGAGCGTCCTGTTCATCGCGGACCTGCATCTTGAAGCGCAGCGCCCGGACATCGTCCGGGCGTTTCTGCATTTCCTGGAGACCCGCGCCGCCGGCGCCGAGGCGCTGTACATCCTCGGCGACTTCTTCGAGGTGTGGATCGGCGACGACGGCATGGACGAGTTCCAGCGCTCCATCGCCAGCGCCCTGCGCCGCCTGAGCGACAAGGGCACGCGCATCTACCTGATGCACGGCAACCGCGACTTCCTGCTCGGCAAGGGCTTCTGCCGCGAAGCCGGCTGCACCCTGCTCAGGGAAGGCAGCGTGGTGGAACTGTACGGCGAGCCGGTGCTGCTGCTACACGGCGACAGCCTGTGCACCCGCGACGAGAGCTACCAGCGCCTACGCAAGCGCCTGCGCAACCCGCTCTCGCTGTGGCTGCTGCGCAACCTGCCGCTGGCCACCCGCCACAAGCTGGCGCGCAAGCTGCGCGACGCCAGCCGCATGCGCACCCGCGAGAAGGCCGCCGACATCATCGACGTCACCCCCGAGGTGGTGCCGCAGGTGATGGCCGAGCGCCGCGTGCGCACCCTGATCCACGGCCATACCCACCGCCCCGCCGTGCACCGACTGCTGGTCGACGGCCACAACGCCCAACGCATCGTCCTCGGCGACTGGGACCGCCAGGGCTGGGCGCTGGAAGTGGACGCGCAGGGCTATCGCCTGGCGCCCTTTCCGCTGGACTGA
- the acnB gene encoding bifunctional aconitate hydratase 2/2-methylisocitrate dehydratase — protein sequence MLEAYRKHVEERAALGVVPQPLNAEQTAALVELLKNPPAGEEEFLVDLITNRVPAGVDEAAYVKAGFLTALAKGEATSPLLSKTRAVELLGTMQGGYNIATLVELLDNAELANAAAEQLKHTLLMFDAFHDVAERAKKGNEAAKAVLASWAEGEWFTSRPAVAEKITLTVFKVTGETNTDDLSPAPDAWSRPDIPLHALAMLKMARDGINPDVPGSVGPIKQMEELKAKGYPVAYVGDVVGTGSSRKSATNSVLWFFGDDIPNVPNKRAGGFCFGTKIAPIFYNTMEDAGALPIEFDCTNLAMGDVIDVYPYAGKVCKHGTEEVITTFELKTEVLLDEVRAGGRIPLIIGRGLTEKARAELSLAPSTLFKKPVAPADSGKGFTLAQKMVGRACGLPEGQGVRPGTYCEPKMTTVGSQDTTGPMTRDELKDLACLGFSADLVMQSFCHTAAYPKPIDVNTHHTLPDFIMNRSGVSLRPGDGIIHSWLNRMLLPDTVGTGGDSHTRFPIGISFPAGSGLVAFAAATGVMPLDMPESVLVRFKGKMQPGITLRDLVHAIPYYAIQAGLLTVEKKGKKNIFSGRILEIEGLEGLTVEQAFELSDASAERSAAGCTIKLPEDAIAEYLKSNITMLRWMIGEGYGDARTLERRAQAMEAWLADPQLLSADADAEYAAVIEIDLAEIKEPVLCAPNDPDDARLLSTVAGQKIDEVFIGSCMTNIGHFRAAGKLLDKVKGGIPTRLWLAPPTKMDAHQLTEEGYYGIYGKAGARMEMPGCSLCMGNQARVQTGSTVVSTSTRNFPNRLGDATNVFLASAELAAVASILGKLPTVEEYMEYAKNIDSMAADVYRYLSFDQMAEYRDAAAKANIPVLQA from the coding sequence GTGCTTGAAGCCTACCGCAAACACGTAGAAGAGCGTGCCGCCCTGGGCGTCGTGCCCCAGCCGCTGAACGCCGAGCAGACCGCTGCTCTGGTCGAGCTGCTGAAGAATCCGCCGGCTGGCGAAGAAGAATTCCTGGTTGACCTGATCACCAACCGCGTTCCCGCTGGCGTGGACGAAGCCGCCTACGTCAAGGCCGGCTTCCTGACCGCCCTGGCCAAGGGCGAAGCCACCTCCCCGCTGCTCTCCAAGACCCGCGCCGTCGAGCTGCTGGGCACCATGCAGGGCGGCTACAACATCGCCACCCTGGTCGAGCTGCTGGACAACGCCGAGCTGGCCAACGCCGCCGCCGAACAGCTCAAGCACACCCTGCTGATGTTCGATGCCTTCCACGACGTCGCCGAGCGCGCCAAGAAGGGCAACGAAGCCGCCAAGGCAGTGCTGGCCTCCTGGGCCGAAGGCGAGTGGTTCACCAGCCGCCCGGCCGTCGCCGAGAAGATCACCCTGACCGTGTTCAAGGTGACCGGCGAAACCAACACCGACGACCTGTCCCCGGCTCCGGATGCCTGGTCGCGCCCGGACATCCCGCTGCACGCCCTGGCCATGCTGAAGATGGCCCGCGACGGCATCAACCCGGACGTTCCGGGTTCGGTCGGCCCGATCAAGCAGATGGAAGAGCTGAAGGCCAAGGGCTACCCGGTCGCCTACGTCGGCGACGTGGTCGGCACCGGCTCCTCGCGCAAGTCCGCCACCAACTCCGTGCTGTGGTTCTTCGGTGACGACATCCCGAACGTGCCGAACAAGCGCGCCGGCGGCTTCTGCTTCGGCACCAAGATCGCCCCGATCTTCTACAACACCATGGAAGACGCCGGCGCCCTGCCGATCGAATTCGACTGCACCAACCTGGCCATGGGCGACGTCATCGACGTGTACCCGTACGCCGGCAAGGTCTGCAAGCATGGCACCGAAGAAGTCATCACCACCTTCGAACTGAAGACCGAAGTGCTGCTGGACGAAGTCCGCGCCGGCGGCCGCATCCCGCTGATCATCGGCCGTGGCCTGACCGAGAAGGCCCGTGCCGAGCTGAGCCTGGCGCCGTCCACCCTGTTCAAGAAGCCGGTCGCTCCGGCCGACAGCGGCAAGGGCTTCACCCTCGCCCAGAAGATGGTCGGCCGCGCCTGCGGTCTGCCGGAAGGCCAGGGCGTGCGTCCGGGCACCTACTGCGAGCCGAAGATGACCACCGTCGGCTCCCAGGACACCACCGGCCCGATGACTCGCGACGAGCTGAAGGACCTAGCCTGCCTGGGCTTCTCCGCCGACCTGGTGATGCAGTCCTTCTGCCACACCGCCGCCTATCCGAAGCCGATCGACGTCAACACCCACCACACCCTGCCGGACTTCATCATGAACCGCAGCGGCGTGTCCCTGCGTCCGGGCGACGGCATCATCCACAGCTGGCTGAACCGCATGCTGCTGCCGGACACCGTCGGTACCGGTGGTGACTCGCACACCCGCTTCCCGATCGGCATCTCCTTCCCGGCCGGTTCCGGCCTGGTGGCCTTCGCCGCCGCCACCGGCGTCATGCCGCTGGACATGCCGGAATCCGTGCTGGTGCGCTTCAAGGGCAAGATGCAGCCGGGTATCACCCTGCGTGACCTGGTGCATGCCATCCCCTACTACGCGATCCAGGCTGGCCTGCTGACCGTCGAGAAGAAGGGCAAGAAGAACATCTTCTCCGGCCGTATCCTCGAGATCGAAGGTCTGGAAGGCCTGACCGTCGAGCAAGCGTTCGAACTGTCCGACGCCTCCGCCGAGCGTTCGGCTGCCGGTTGCACCATCAAGCTGCCGGAAGACGCCATCGCCGAGTACCTGAAGTCGAACATCACCATGCTGCGCTGGATGATCGGCGAAGGCTACGGCGACGCCCGTACCCTGGAGCGTCGTGCCCAGGCCATGGAAGCCTGGCTGGCCGATCCGCAGCTGCTGTCCGCCGATGCCGACGCCGAATACGCCGCCGTCATCGAGATCGACCTGGCCGAGATCAAGGAGCCGGTTCTCTGCGCTCCGAACGACCCGGACGACGCTCGCCTGCTGTCCACCGTTGCCGGTCAGAAGATCGACGAGGTGTTCATCGGCTCCTGCATGACCAACATCGGTCACTTCCGCGCTGCCGGCAAACTGCTGGACAAGGTCAAGGGTGGCATTCCGACCCGTCTGTGGCTGGCTCCGCCGACCAAGATGGACGCCCACCAGCTGACCGAGGAAGGCTACTACGGCATCTACGGCAAGGCTGGCGCGCGCATGGAAATGCCGGGCTGCTCGCTGTGCATGGGTAACCAGGCTCGCGTACAGACCGGCTCCACCGTGGTTTCCACCTCGACCCGTAACTTCCCGAACCGCCTGGGCGACGCTACCAACGTGTTCCTGGCTTCTGCTGAGCTGGCGGCTGTCGCCTCCATCCTCGGCAAGCTGCCGACCGTCGAGGAGTACATGGAATACGCGAAGAACATCGACAGCATGGCTGCCGACGTCTACCGCTACCTGTCCTTCGACCAGATGGCCGAGTACCGCGATGCTGCGGCCAAGGCCAACATCCCGGTGCTGCAGGCCTGA
- a CDS encoding DUF6306 domain-containing protein, protein MTDSANLNTAAGQAELLQTLLSAERAGARVAGETLRQATDPDQRELLQQILAGEGESCQHLLTCLKHLGLPPNHETGAFYDKAMAIESLEERLAFVDRGQQWVIRKLREFLPGCEDALIRSELERMLQIHEENSAAAQQQ, encoded by the coding sequence ATGACCGACTCAGCCAACCTCAACACTGCCGCCGGCCAGGCCGAGCTGCTGCAGACCCTGCTCAGCGCCGAGCGCGCCGGCGCCAGGGTGGCCGGCGAAACCCTGCGCCAGGCCACCGATCCCGACCAGCGCGAACTGCTGCAGCAGATCCTCGCGGGCGAGGGCGAGAGCTGCCAGCACCTGCTGACCTGCCTCAAGCACCTGGGCCTCCCCCCCAACCACGAGACCGGCGCCTTCTACGACAAGGCCATGGCCATCGAATCGCTGGAGGAGCGCCTGGCCTTCGTCGACCGGGGCCAGCAGTGGGTGATCCGCAAGCTGCGCGAGTTCCTGCCCGGCTGCGAGGACGCGCTGATCCGCAGCGAACTGGAGCGGATGCTGCAGATCCACGAGGAGAACAGCGCGGCCGCGCAGCAGCAGTAG
- a CDS encoding universal stress protein, with the protein MQAIRSILVVLEPDQEESLALKRARLIAGCTGSELHLLVCDGQHDRGEFLGELTEGLETEGFKVSTRQEWQDASHEIIIAAQQAEGCGLVVKQHYPDNPLKKALLTPDDWKLLRYCPCPVLLVKTDRPWGGGKVLAAVDVGNDDPEHQTLHAAIVCHAHEVAHLARGELHVLSAHPAPMLSAADPTFQLRETIAARYRDACQRFQDEYGLSNHQLHIAEGPADLLIPQLALQLDAVVTVLGTVARTGLSGALIGNTAEVVLDVLESDVLVLKPDDICDHLEKLLEEQP; encoded by the coding sequence ATGCAAGCCATCCGCAGCATCCTGGTAGTGCTGGAACCCGACCAGGAGGAAAGCCTCGCGCTCAAGCGCGCGCGGCTGATCGCCGGCTGCACCGGTTCCGAGCTGCACCTGCTGGTCTGCGACGGCCAGCACGACCGCGGCGAGTTCCTCGGCGAACTGACCGAAGGGCTGGAGACGGAAGGCTTCAAGGTCAGCACCCGCCAGGAATGGCAGGACGCCAGCCACGAGATCATCATCGCCGCCCAGCAGGCCGAAGGCTGCGGCCTGGTGGTCAAGCAGCACTACCCGGACAACCCGCTGAAGAAGGCCCTGCTCACCCCGGACGACTGGAAGCTGCTGCGCTACTGCCCCTGCCCGGTGCTGCTGGTCAAGACCGACCGCCCGTGGGGCGGCGGCAAGGTGCTGGCCGCGGTGGACGTCGGCAACGACGATCCCGAGCACCAGACCCTGCACGCGGCCATCGTCTGCCATGCCCACGAGGTCGCCCACCTGGCCAGGGGCGAACTGCACGTGCTCAGCGCCCACCCGGCGCCGATGCTCAGCGCCGCCGACCCGACCTTCCAGTTGCGCGAGACCATAGCCGCGCGCTACCGCGATGCCTGCCAGCGCTTCCAGGACGAATACGGCCTGAGCAACCACCAGCTGCACATCGCCGAAGGCCCGGCCGACCTGCTGATCCCGCAGCTGGCCCTGCAGCTCGACGCAGTGGTCACCGTGCTCGGCACCGTGGCGCGCACCGGCCTATCCGGCGCGCTGATCGGCAACACCGCCGAGGTGGTGCTGGACGTGCTGGAAAGCGACGTGCTGGTGCTCAAGCCGGACGACATCTGCGACCACCTGGAGAAGCTGCTCGAAGAACAACCCTGA
- a CDS encoding CmpA/NrtA family ABC transporter substrate-binding protein, whose protein sequence is MTDHHATPRPDALAWVAGSDAPEKNVLELGFMALADSAPLIVAATQGFAQPYGLTLNLRRQASWAGLRDKLLGGELDAAQMLYGQVYGIHLGLGSPITPMAILMGLNQNGQSITLSQALRAAGVTDGEALRARTHQSGARLTLAHTFPTGTHALWLYYWLASQGIHPLADVHSVVVPPAQMVAHLRAGRIDGFCAGDPWGAHAVDENLGFTVATSQSIWPDHPEKVLGVTRAFVEECPNSARALTMALLEACRFIDASVENRRSTAQLLSAAEYVNAPVATLEPRFLGHYQDGLGHAWLDAHPLRFFADGAVNMPYLSDGMWFLTQLRRWGLLRDDPQYHELAGQVHQLALYREAADALGIAIPETLRRSTLLDGRVWDGSDPAGYARSFELHALAERQKLAL, encoded by the coding sequence ATGACCGACCACCACGCAACGCCACGCCCCGACGCCCTGGCCTGGGTCGCCGGCTCCGATGCCCCGGAAAAGAACGTCCTCGAACTCGGCTTCATGGCCCTGGCCGACTCGGCGCCGCTGATCGTCGCCGCCACCCAGGGCTTCGCCCAGCCCTACGGCCTGACCCTCAACCTGCGCCGCCAGGCCTCCTGGGCCGGCCTGCGCGACAAGCTGCTCGGCGGCGAACTGGATGCCGCGCAGATGCTCTACGGCCAGGTCTACGGCATCCACCTCGGCCTCGGCAGCCCGATCACGCCCATGGCCATCCTCATGGGCCTGAACCAGAACGGCCAGTCGATCACCCTGAGCCAGGCCCTGCGCGCGGCCGGCGTGACCGACGGCGAGGCGCTGCGCGCACGCACGCACCAGAGCGGTGCGCGCCTGACCCTCGCCCACACCTTCCCCACCGGCACCCACGCCCTGTGGCTGTACTACTGGCTGGCCAGCCAAGGCATCCATCCGCTCGCCGACGTGCACAGCGTGGTGGTGCCGCCGGCGCAGATGGTCGCCCACCTGCGCGCCGGGCGCATCGACGGCTTCTGCGCCGGCGACCCCTGGGGCGCCCACGCGGTGGACGAGAACCTCGGCTTCACCGTCGCCACCAGCCAGTCGATCTGGCCGGATCACCCGGAGAAGGTGCTCGGCGTCACCCGCGCCTTCGTCGAAGAGTGCCCCAACAGCGCCCGCGCCCTGACCATGGCCCTGCTCGAGGCCTGCCGCTTCATCGACGCCAGCGTGGAAAACCGCCGCAGCACCGCCCAGCTGCTCAGCGCTGCCGAGTACGTCAACGCGCCGGTGGCCACCCTCGAGCCGCGCTTTCTCGGCCACTACCAGGACGGCCTCGGCCACGCCTGGCTGGACGCCCACCCGCTGCGCTTCTTCGCCGACGGCGCGGTGAACATGCCCTACCTGTCCGACGGCATGTGGTTCCTCACCCAGCTGCGCCGCTGGGGTTTGCTGCGCGACGATCCGCAGTACCATGAACTGGCCGGCCAGGTGCACCAGCTCGCGCTGTACCGCGAGGCCGCCGATGCGTTGGGCATCGCGATACCCGAGACCCTGCGCCGCTCGACCCTGCTGGACGGCAGGGTCTGGGACGGCAGCGATCCGGCCGGCTACGCGCGCAGCTTCGAACTGCACGCGCTGGCCGAACGCCAGAAGCTGGCCCTCTGA
- the cysS gene encoding cysteine--tRNA ligase → MTLSIYSTLSKSKDEFKPLEGNKVRMYVCGMTVYDFCHIGHARVMVAFDVVARWLRHRGYELTYVRNITDIDDKIIKRANENGESFQDLVARMIKAMHEDEARLNVLRPDIEPRATDHIAGMHAMIQTLIDKGFAYAPGNGDVYYRVGKFEGYGKLSRRKIEDLKIGARIEVDEAKEDPLDFVLWKGAKPGEPSWESPWGAGRPGWHIECSVMSTCCLGETFDIHGGGPDLVFPHHENEIAQSEAATGKLYANAWMHAGAVRVDGEKMSKSLGNFFTIREVLEKYHPEVVRYLLVSSHYRSPINYSEDSLREAKGALERFYNGLKGLPEATPAGGEEFVERFGAAMDDDFNSPEACAVLFEMIREVNRLRESDLAAAAALAARLKELAGVLGVLQLDPEAFLQAGAEGKVDAAEVEALIAARLQARAEKNWAESDRIRDQLTAMGVVLEDGKGGTTWRLAE, encoded by the coding sequence ATGACGCTTTCCATCTACAGCACCCTGTCCAAGAGCAAGGACGAGTTCAAGCCGCTGGAAGGCAACAAGGTCCGCATGTACGTGTGCGGCATGACCGTCTACGACTTCTGCCACATCGGCCATGCGCGGGTGATGGTGGCGTTCGACGTGGTCGCCCGCTGGCTGCGCCATCGCGGCTATGAGCTGACCTACGTGCGCAACATTACCGACATCGACGACAAGATCATCAAGCGCGCCAACGAGAACGGCGAGTCGTTCCAGGACCTGGTCGCGCGGATGATCAAAGCGATGCACGAGGACGAGGCGCGCCTCAACGTGCTGCGTCCGGACATCGAGCCGCGCGCCACCGACCACATCGCCGGCATGCACGCGATGATCCAGACCCTGATCGACAAGGGCTTCGCCTACGCCCCGGGCAACGGCGACGTCTACTACCGGGTCGGCAAGTTCGAGGGCTACGGCAAGCTGTCGCGGCGCAAGATCGAGGACCTGAAGATCGGCGCGCGCATCGAGGTCGACGAGGCCAAGGAAGATCCGCTCGACTTCGTGCTGTGGAAGGGCGCCAAGCCGGGCGAGCCGAGCTGGGAATCGCCCTGGGGCGCCGGACGTCCGGGCTGGCACATCGAGTGCTCGGTGATGTCCACCTGCTGCCTGGGCGAGACCTTCGACATCCACGGCGGTGGCCCGGACCTGGTGTTCCCGCACCACGAGAACGAGATCGCGCAGAGCGAGGCGGCCACCGGCAAGCTGTACGCCAACGCCTGGATGCATGCCGGCGCGGTGCGCGTCGACGGCGAGAAGATGTCCAAGAGCCTCGGCAACTTCTTCACCATCCGCGAGGTGCTGGAGAAGTACCACCCCGAAGTGGTGCGCTACCTGCTGGTGTCCAGCCACTACCGCAGCCCGATCAACTACTCCGAGGACAGCCTGCGCGAGGCCAAGGGCGCGCTGGAGCGCTTCTACAACGGCCTCAAGGGTCTGCCCGAGGCGACGCCTGCCGGTGGCGAGGAGTTCGTCGAGCGCTTCGGCGCGGCGATGGACGACGACTTCAACTCGCCGGAAGCCTGCGCGGTGCTGTTCGAGATGATCCGCGAGGTCAACCGCCTGCGCGAGTCGGATCTTGCCGCCGCCGCCGCGCTGGCCGCGCGGCTCAAGGAGCTGGCCGGCGTGCTCGGCGTGCTGCAGCTCGACCCCGAGGCCTTCCTGCAGGCCGGTGCCGAGGGCAAGGTCGACGCCGCCGAGGTCGAGGCGCTGATCGCCGCGCGCCTGCAGGCACGCGCCGAGAAGAACTGGGCCGAGTCCGACCGCATCCGCGACCAGCTCACCGCCATGGGCGTGGTGCTGGAGGACGGCAAGGGCGGCACCACCTGGCGCCTGGCCGAGTAG
- a CDS encoding DUF1289 domain-containing protein, with protein MSQQRIKTPCVGLCSTVYGDLVCRGCKRFHHEVVNWNLYGEEEKRAVWRRLEGLLVQVVQAKLEVIDAALLRRQLEQRQIRFVVQQSPYCWAYQLIARGARQIQQIEAYGITLLPEFRGSGLPELRDAIDREFFLLSEAHYQRYIAPRFLVDGEDIRV; from the coding sequence ATGTCCCAACAGCGCATCAAGACCCCCTGCGTCGGCCTCTGCTCCACGGTCTACGGCGACCTGGTGTGCCGTGGCTGCAAGCGTTTCCACCACGAGGTGGTGAACTGGAACCTGTACGGCGAGGAGGAGAAGCGCGCCGTGTGGCGGCGCCTGGAAGGCCTGCTGGTGCAGGTGGTGCAGGCCAAGCTCGAGGTGATCGATGCGGCCCTGCTGCGCCGCCAGCTGGAGCAGCGGCAGATCCGCTTCGTGGTCCAGCAGTCGCCCTACTGCTGGGCCTACCAGCTGATCGCCCGTGGCGCGCGGCAGATCCAGCAGATCGAGGCCTACGGCATCACGCTGCTGCCCGAGTTCCGCGGCAGCGGCCTGCCCGAGCTGCGCGATGCCATCGACCGCGAGTTCTTCCTGCTCTCCGAGGCCCACTACCAGCGCTACATCGCGCCGCGCTTCCTGGTCGACGGCGAGGATATCCGCGTCTGA
- a CDS encoding peptidylprolyl isomerase, with the protein MIKLHTNHGVITLKLFADKAPETAANFEQYVKDGHYNGTIFHRVIGNFMIQGGGFEPGMKQKSTRAPIKNEANNGLSNKVGTIAMARTMDPHSASAQFFINVADNSFLDHTAPTTQGWGYAVFGEVVEGMDVVNKIKAVATGNRSGHGDVPVDDVIIEKAEVVAE; encoded by the coding sequence ATGATCAAGCTGCACACCAACCACGGCGTCATCACCCTCAAGCTGTTTGCCGACAAGGCCCCGGAAACCGCGGCCAACTTCGAGCAGTACGTGAAGGACGGCCACTACAACGGCACCATCTTCCACCGCGTGATCGGCAACTTCATGATCCAGGGCGGCGGTTTCGAGCCGGGCATGAAGCAGAAGAGCACCCGCGCACCGATCAAGAACGAGGCCAACAACGGCCTGTCCAACAAGGTCGGCACCATCGCCATGGCCCGCACCATGGACCCGCACTCGGCCAGCGCGCAGTTCTTCATCAACGTCGCCGACAATAGCTTCCTCGACCACACCGCGCCGACCACCCAGGGCTGGGGTTACGCCGTGTTCGGCGAAGTGGTGGAAGGCATGGACGTGGTCAACAAGATCAAGGCCGTGGCTACCGGCAATCGCTCTGGCCACGGCGACGTGCCGGTGGACGACGTGATCATCGAGAAGGCCGAAGTCGTCGCCGAGTGA
- a CDS encoding glutamine--tRNA ligase/YqeY domain fusion protein: protein MSKPTVEKAANFLRPIVQADLEAGKHAKIITRFPPEPNGYLHIGHAKSICLNFGLAEEFGGECNLRFDDTNPAKEDQEYIDAIKADVEWLGFKWAGEERYASNYFDQLYAWAVHLIQNGKAYVCDLSPEEARAYRGNLTEPGKNSPFRERSVEENLDLFARMKAGEFPDGARALRAKIDMASPNMNLRDPILYRIRHAHHHQTGDKWCIYPSYDFTHGQSDALEGITHSICTLEFEDHRPLYEWFLANLPVPAQPRQYEFARLNLNYTITSKRKLKQLVDENHVTGWDDPRMSTLSGYRRRGYTPASIRAFCDMIGVNRAGGLVDIGMLEFAIREDLDANAARAMCVLKPLKVVITNYPEGQVENLELPRHPKQDMGVRVLPFSREIYIDASDFEEVPPAGYKRLIPGGEVRLRGSYVIRADEAVKDEQGNIVELRCSYDENTLGKNPEGRKVKGVIHWVPAAESVECEVRLYDRLFKAANPEKTDEEGGSFLDNINPESLVVLKGCRAEPSLANAAPEERFQFEREGYFCADLKDSKPGAPVFNRTVTLRDSWGQ, encoded by the coding sequence ATGAGCAAGCCCACCGTCGAAAAAGCCGCCAACTTCCTGCGCCCGATCGTCCAGGCCGACCTGGAAGCCGGCAAGCACGCCAAGATCATCACCCGCTTCCCGCCGGAGCCCAACGGCTACCTGCACATCGGCCACGCCAAGTCGATCTGCCTGAACTTCGGCCTGGCCGAGGAGTTCGGCGGCGAGTGCAACCTGCGCTTCGACGACACCAACCCGGCCAAGGAAGACCAGGAGTACATCGACGCCATCAAGGCCGACGTCGAGTGGCTGGGCTTCAAGTGGGCCGGCGAGGAGCGCTACGCCTCCAACTACTTCGACCAGCTGTACGCCTGGGCGGTGCACCTGATTCAGAATGGCAAGGCCTACGTCTGCGACCTGTCGCCGGAGGAGGCGCGCGCCTACCGCGGCAACCTGACCGAGCCGGGCAAGAACAGCCCGTTCCGCGAGCGCAGCGTCGAGGAGAACCTCGACCTGTTCGCGCGCATGAAGGCCGGCGAGTTCCCCGACGGCGCCCGTGCGCTGCGCGCCAAGATCGACATGGCCTCGCCGAACATGAACCTGCGCGACCCGATCCTCTACCGCATCCGCCACGCCCATCACCACCAGACCGGCGACAAGTGGTGCATCTACCCGAGCTACGACTTCACCCACGGCCAGTCGGACGCCCTGGAAGGCATCACCCACTCGATCTGCACTCTGGAGTTCGAGGATCACCGCCCGCTGTACGAGTGGTTCCTCGCCAACCTGCCGGTGCCGGCCCAGCCGCGCCAGTACGAGTTCGCCCGCCTCAACCTGAACTACACCATCACCAGCAAGCGCAAGCTCAAGCAGCTGGTCGATGAGAATCACGTGACCGGCTGGGACGACCCGCGCATGTCGACCCTGTCCGGCTACCGTCGCCGCGGCTACACCCCGGCGTCGATCCGCGCCTTCTGCGACATGATCGGCGTCAACCGCGCCGGCGGCCTGGTCGACATCGGCATGCTGGAATTCGCCATCCGCGAGGATCTCGACGCCAACGCCGCGCGCGCCATGTGCGTGCTCAAGCCGCTCAAGGTGGTGATCACCAACTATCCGGAAGGCCAGGTCGAGAACCTCGAGCTGCCGCGCCATCCCAAGCAGGACATGGGCGTGCGCGTGCTGCCGTTCTCCCGCGAGATCTACATCGACGCCAGCGACTTCGAGGAAGTCCCGCCAGCCGGCTACAAGCGCCTGATCCCTGGCGGCGAAGTGCGCCTGCGCGGCAGCTACGTGATTCGCGCCGACGAGGCCGTGAAGGACGAGCAGGGCAATATCGTCGAGCTGCGCTGCTCCTACGACGAGAACACCCTGGGCAAGAACCCGGAAGGCCGCAAGGTCAAGGGCGTGATCCACTGGGTGCCGGCCGCCGAGAGCGTCGAGTGCGAGGTGCGCCTGTACGACCGCCTGTTCAAGGCCGCCAACCCGGAGAAGACCGACGAGGAGGGCGGCAGCTTCCTCGACAACATCAACCCGGAGTCGCTGGTGGTGCTCAAGGGCTGCCGCGCCGAGCCATCGCTGGCCAATGCCGCGCCGGAAGAGCGCTTCCAGTTCGAGCGCGAGGGCTACTTCTGCGCCGACCTCAAGGACTCCAAGCCGGGCGCCCCGGTGTTCAACCGTACCGTCACCCTGCGCGACTCCTGGGGGCAGTGA
- a CDS encoding tRNA-(ms[2]io[6]A)-hydroxylase, translating into MSLLPEIESFLLCPTPQAWIDQALQHPEILLIDHANCEKKAASTALTLLYRYVEKEDLQYKLSRLAREELRHFEQVAALMKKRGVAYRPVSASQYAQRLHAHIRKHEPGKLVDTLIVGAYIEARSCERFYRLAPFLDEELGKFYVSLLKSEARHYQDYLNMARQYAGEPIDERVAFFAEIERQAILTPDAEFRFHSGAAA; encoded by the coding sequence ATGTCCCTGCTCCCCGAGATCGAGAGCTTCCTGCTCTGCCCGACGCCCCAGGCCTGGATCGACCAGGCGCTGCAACATCCCGAGATCCTGCTGATCGACCACGCCAACTGCGAGAAGAAGGCGGCGAGCACGGCGCTGACCCTGCTGTATCGCTATGTAGAAAAGGAGGACCTGCAGTACAAGCTGTCGCGCCTGGCGCGCGAGGAACTGCGGCATTTCGAGCAGGTCGCCGCGCTGATGAAGAAGCGCGGCGTCGCCTACCGTCCGGTCAGCGCCTCGCAGTACGCCCAGCGCCTGCACGCGCACATCCGCAAGCACGAGCCGGGCAAGCTGGTCGACACCCTGATCGTCGGCGCCTACATCGAGGCGCGCTCCTGCGAGCGCTTCTACCGGCTGGCGCCGTTCCTCGACGAGGAGCTGGGCAAGTTCTACGTCTCGCTGCTCAAGTCCGAGGCGCGCCACTACCAGGACTACCTGAACATGGCCCGCCAGTACGCCGGCGAGCCGATCGACGAGCGGGTGGCCTTCTTCGCCGAGATCGAGCGCCAGGCGATCCTCACCCCGGACGCCGAGTTCCGTTTCCACAGCGGCGCGGCGGCCTGA